The sequence below is a genomic window from Glycine max cultivar Williams 82 chromosome 20, Glycine_max_v4.0, whole genome shotgun sequence.
gtttacaaacttgatcttgagttaTTTTGTAATTGAGGTGAATATTAGGATATCCATATTTACATATCCATCTTCATTAAAGTTCATACAATGTATATTATTGACTATTTGAATCAACTTATATATATGattgtttcaatttaattatttatcttgggTTCAAGAATTGATATGTATCTGTCTGTCTTAAGTATTTAGAGAAAGAATTTTGTTGATTAGAGTAATCATACCAGATTTGAATAGAATTGCCCCTAAAAGAAGTAGAAGATACATataacttatgaaaaaaaaaatgtacttgtATAGTTGTATTCATATCTATATTAAGCAAATAATTATTCTACTCGACCTGTGAGTAATTTTTGCTAGTACTAATTAGATCCATTATCTGTTACAATTTCTAATTATCTTCGGTGGTGGTGCTAAGCACGGTCGAGATGAGCAAACCCGCCCAAGGTTCATTTGTAGAGggcaccattttttttatttaggttatataactattaaaaatatataatttaataaattatattaaaaatttatgaagATAGAACAATTAGCAGTAATTTTTTAGAGTAATAATTACCATTAATTAGTTAACTAATAGGTGATATTTCAAGTTcttaaaaaacgaaaataaaaaaaattgaaactcatTTAAAATATCACAATTCTTATGATCTTAATGATGAATTCtatttgaagaattaaaagaCATTAGACATGTTTCAACaattgaatcaaaataaaattttatgatattgcattctttgaaaatatttaattgtttttcaaaGGCACGTacaacttataaaataatattaattatttttgttattgtggCATTTACCAAAAGGAGTTTATTAAAATAGAAATGATTAAAATCCTATATTGTTATCTACGCTGCCTCCGGActaaaatataagaagaaaaaaatctgtgataaactaaaatataaacaaattttaattaattatctcttATTTAGTGGTACCATctctaaaatatcattaattgaagttttatttctaacaatcttttctttattaatcttaTGCAATTAAATGTGGATACTTTAGCAAATGgattgatttcttttttgtctAAATCTCAGGTGTCATTTTAGTCCTATGCAATCAAATGTGGATACTTTAGGAAacgaattgatttttttatattgcatatatttttttacaggaGACCATCATATTTGACTTGGTTAGGATCCTTATGAgtggtaaaattatttttctaagtaTTTAACACATTTGTATATTTAAGACTTGAATTTAAGATCTCTCATTAAGCTGAAACAACTTAACTTAAATGTTAGTTGATCTACGTGCttgatgattatttttcttttaaagattataaaaaataattaagttaactTATTTTCTTAATGGGCGTGAAccggtttttctttctttcttatatttCAAAAGGTAGATTAATTAAATAGTCTTATATtgatttctattaaaaatagttttttttaaaataattacaaacgtattattaataattttgcaACGAAAAATGCAAGAGAAACAATATTCAAAAGATTATAAGGGCATAATTTTTTGGGTTtatccatgaaaaaaaaatctcagaaCCGATCTGATTACCTTGAATTCTCTCatcattttacattaaaaaaaaatttaatttgatccgTTATAGGATGGTACAATTGAGAAGCAGAGAGAATGTGATGTAGAGTCAAAATTTTGCTCGCATAAAAATCCACTAGAATAACTTATAGGAGTAAAATATTGGACCACACATTCTCTAGTTTCCATGAAACAATCCCAAACATGTAGAAAAAGCTTATCCATAAGGAATAATGTGAATATCAAGATTCAAGCGTCTGTAGATCTTGCAGCGTAAGTTATTCCTCGGGCAATGTGAGTATGAAACCTAGCGAGTTAATCGCTCGCCAATGCTCAACCAGAAACATGCATACTCCACTTTGTCATCTCGAAATCCATTAATTATGTGTTCACCCAAGTCTTTCAATATTATTctggttaaatatttttttttaattctaattttttatgaacaaatattcataattataatattaattttattattaggatcgaatccataatttttctctcatttctttCTTCCTTAATCATTTAGTCAACTTCATATCTTCGtttaatctataattttttacttttcaactaatttttcaattaattttagctgtttaaaaaaattaatgaaaattaaaaagttagttcataattaaaaaattaacttataagtatttgataaaattagttaaaaagtttaaaatgattaaaaaataatataatcataatttattttaaaaaaattgataaatatattaaaaattaaaaaaatataaaaaactaaaaattacttcaagtaacatctaaaaaaatcattaaaaattactaaaaaattataaaaaaactttatttactaaatattcaaataatttttttaactaataataaaaatataaaactaactaaaatatcttcttcaacatatttttttatctctttcaacAAAATTCTCCCCTGCAAACACATTCAAGAATCAAACTTCCGCTTCCATAACACTGTCGATTTTATTTTACCAATATAATACTGTCGAATACTCATTGAACTATTGGAGTATACAGTGTGTGCACGAGACAGAATCTCATATGTAGTTAGAGTATATTTGAATTATAGTATATGATTATATACACTACGTTAACTCCGGAAAATGAGTATGAAATGATGGCGTGATTTAGGCTTTTTAACTAGATGCCATGTCCGCAACCTACGAAATACGAATGCCACATCACATTATTGGTGATTTCCTTGTTTTGTCGTAATGAAATAATgtctaattttttcttttgaatttcaAGCAATCATACATACTTCCTTCAGTCTTTCTTATAAGTTATCAGTactgaaaaaattatatatatcacgtttatttattaaaaataatataatttcatgttgtttctaattaaaaatatatattttttaaattatctttcattaaattttgatgtcatacataaaaaaatctttggtCATGTTggacaaaatattttagttaactttttattattttttactagaaaagtttattttgttttaagtaaacaatttttttttagaaatttctaagtaatttctaataattttttaaatgctaCTTAGGTTATGTTAGATAAAActgactaaaaaattaattagaaattaaaaaattaatttattaaattaaaaatattcaataaaattaagtatcgaagtagataaaaaatataaaatgattgaaaaataataataataataataataatttatttaaaaaatggtaacaaaaaatatgaataaatatcgaggataaaaatgaaaaaaagtataaaaagctaagtaaaaaactaatttttgttaaaaaaattatttcaagtagcgtttcaaagaaataaaaacttatcagaaactattataaaaattttgattaCTGAATAATCAATTAAGTTTTTCAACCAGTAAAAAagattagaaattaactaaaatattttgtcaaacgtgaccatatttttttcatttttatcttcaatatatttatttattttttattgttacctGTTTTAGATacatcatgattttattatttttttcatttttttaactatttcaaTAACTTATTTTACTGaacacttttattataataagttattttttcaattttcagtatgttttcagtttttagcttgttttattaaaaatatcttaaatgaatagtattttaaaaataatcttattaaataaaacaaataattaaaatttatttatatttaaaataaaaaaataaaaaaaaatattttttatattcaaaaccGAAAGAAATATATAGTAAAACTACTATTTGTTCTCCGATATTTACAACTAAAGTTTTTCCTTCATCTCCCACTTTCCAATCTAATTAGTAGCAATTACCATATACCAGCACATCACACTATCTTGCAAGATATGTCCTAAATATGCTCATTGTTTTCTTCTCCCTCAACATGATTCGCTCCCTTTTCTCATTAGTAGTAATTAATAGAATAGAACCGTATATAATTACATATTCTCCACACGGCCACATAGAAATACAATAGATAAGTCAGtactttctatattttcatcTCTCTTCGATCTTTCCTCCACTTCGCCTTCATTTATTGTTAGCTAAGTCTTCCTTTTTGGTAGACCTTTGTGATGCAACCCTTGAATTAAACCAATGCATTtgcctaaataataaataaaaaagtaatggtcttaaaggtttattttataaagataTTGATCAACTTTATTTAATCTAACCATAAattatggataatttttttttaatctaaccaTAAATTTAATcgacttaattttaatatattataaaagtaaaaagagcTTCGCATTAATATTTAGTGTTATATCATTTAatgagaatatttttatatgaaagaaaaatatttattttatgttattaaccaattaactaattatttataaaattaaacttatttatgtCTATAACATCTAtatctattatttatattatcatattgACGCAGAATATCTACAAGGCATAAATGACTTATTGGtatttacatataatatatatatatatatatatatatatatatatatatatatatatatatatatatatatatatataaaaataaaaatgaacttgaaaataagtgttaaaaataaaatttactcttaatttcaattttatattaatattaatttattattataatatctattcaagatttctaattaattgttgcattgagaaaaataatgaatgtaATATTCaaccatattattttatttgatcaaatattatattaatatttaattagttatgttatatgtaataaacactacaattaatatattttaaataaattgatggtcgaataacattaaatattatattaatggaACGTAATAAATATAATGTACGTTTATTGAACATACTGTATGACTTTTCATATCtctatattttgtttaaaatgtatATACTAAAATATCAGTTAAAAATTAGTTCTTACAGTATTTGTATAAACCTCAAAACAAGAAGAAACCACATTTTGATGTCTCATTTTAATCAACCTTCATGAAACAGTACTTTTGACACATACAGAAGATAAATCATAAATGTTGCAGTAACCATTCActggattaaattaaattaacctCTCTTTCTTTGCCTCTTCCGAAAAATGTTAAAAGCGATAAAAGGAAATTAAGATaatgaaacaattaaaaaaaggaaaggagcaCGCAAAGGTCACTTCCGGTAAAACAGGCCCTCTTATCTAACTCAAAAGTTCGGCACGACTTTtactttctttccatttcatttaagaCGTTCAATTATTTATTCCTTGTTACATAAAATATCatagcattttttttagtacataaaatatcatatagtTTTATAGTACTAATTGACAAGACATGGAACAAACTAAATAACCTGCACAATGCGTTGCCCTCAAATCCTTAGCTATAAATACCCTTCACAGACCGTTCCAACTCCCATCTCACACCTCCTTCTTCACCACTTGCACCACTCCAATATCTTCCAACTTCTCTCATCACTACTCCCACGTTCATAATCAAATCATCTTCAACACTTAAccaaaatttccaaaaaaaaatgacaaacccAACACCAAAACCTAGTCCTAGTCTTCTTATTACCCTTCGTGTGATCTTAGGTTGTTGGTTGTGTTCATCCGTTGCATTTGGAGCCACCTACAATGTGGTCAATTTTGGAGCCAAATCCGATGGCAAAACGGACTCAACCAAGGCATTTCTCAATGCATGGTCCAAAGCTTGTGCTTCTACCAACCCTGCCTCAATTTACGTGCCACAAGGAAAATTCTTGCTTAAAAGTGTGACTTTCAATGGGAAATGTAACAACAAGGGTATTTCTATAACCATTGATGGCACTTTGGTGGCTCCTTCGGATTATAGTGTCACCGGAAGCGCCGGTACGTGGTTGGAATTCGAGCGTGTCGACGGCGTTTCGATTCGCGGCGGGGTGCTTGACGGCCAAGGCACTGCCTTGTGGGATTGCAAGAACTCCGGCAGAGGAAACTGCCCCAGCGGAGCCACggtatgtttaattaattaattaatttcaatttcatgcATTGAACATATATTATCGTTGACACAATTAACTACTTGctcccatttttattttttaatttgatgttgGAGGTGGAGTTGGACTTGGTGATTAATTAGCGAGAGTTTGTTTAGTGGGGGAGATTAATTCATGGAACGGTTTGCAACTGCTCAGTGTGGTTGCTAGAAGTTGAAGCAAATATCAAGCGAGGAGTTAGTCATaacatactaataataataattactaataaataataataggtTATGGTTGCTAGCCAGAAGAAGTTGAAGCAAATATCAAACGAGGAGTTAGTCACTGTATATGCCATACAAGTAATTGATAAATAACTAAAGGTTATGTGGTTAGTTTGCTAGAAAAAAATGATGCTGCATGTATGTGGGGCATGGACTTATTGATAATTTGCCTCTCAcccattttctttttaacataCAATTGTATTATCTACGTTATAAGAGACGTTTTTTTTGTTACACGTTAAGAGACTGGCTTGCACATTCAGTCTAAATATaatacatcaaaatcaaaagatatatGAATGtcgaataataatataaaggaTGTTCCTTGTAGTGCCATTAAAACCACAAaagatcattttattattattattattattattaatattttattattattataaaatgattttcttaCACTCGACCAATCATTTATTGAGTTTAACTCTACGTACGGTTAATatgctttttaaattaattattgtaaaaaaaatcaataaatctattatatatgacaatttgtgaatttgtgatagatactattttttcttctcatgcatatataataaaattgataattttagtattaattaattaatttagaacTCGTCCATCTAAATTAATCATTTCATAATGTAATTTCTACATCAATTCTACAatatttaatattcttattactattattaaacCAAGTCTACTAAACACCATGTTTCGATCTCTTGGCTCTTTGTatgcaataaattaattattcgtAAATTTTATAAAGCAAAGGAGAATTTGAGCTAACCGTAGTTTTGTTATGTTGTGTGTTTAGACACTGGCGTTCACCAACTCCAATAACATTGCCATCGGTGGGTTGACCTCAATGAACAGTCAAATGTTCCACATAGTGTTCAATGGATGCCAGAACGTGAAGCTGCAAGGAGTGAAGGTCCTGGCCGACGGAAACAGCCCCAACACTGACGGCATCCATGTACAAATGTCGTCCCACATCACCATCCTCAACTCAAAAATCCGGACCGGCGATGATTGCATCTCCGTCGGTCCCGGAACCACTAACTTGTGGATTGAAAACATTGCTTGTGGACCAGGACATGGAATAaggtaatattttttgttaatgacCAAAATGAGATTTGAATCTAAGACCTTTATGCATTTAAGAATGTTGTTCCGTGTTATTAGCGGATTATAGGTGTTGacatacttattattattatctttatgaTAATGGTAATAGTTGAAATTGTTGATTGGATTTTGCAGCATTGGAAGCTTGGGAAAGGATTTGAAGGAAGCCGGTGTACAAAATGTGACAGTTAAAACTGTTACATTTACTGGGACTCAAAATGGTGTTAGAATAAAGACATGGGGGAGACCCAGTAACGGATTTGTGAGGAACGTCCTTTTCCAAGACGCAATCATGGTCAATGTTGAAAACCCCGTTATAATTGACCAAAATTACTGCCCAAATAACAAGGGCTGCCCCGATCAGGTATGTAAATTGGAATTTGGAACAACACATTTATTAGTTTAAGATCTCATATAGGCTTCTAATGGGCCTAGAGGTTGTAGTATCTCCTGGACCCTGaggttaagaaaagaaaaaaagttgaataacTATTAGGCCTCTTTGGATATATATAGTTCAGTTAATTAAACACTTATTGAATAACTATTATCATATAGTAAGCTGTTATGAATAAGTCACTTTTATAATTCAAGTAGAAATAAGATTAAATTGGTTTTATATACATGATAAGTTAATATGAAACTCCAATTCCCATTAGAGAATATTCCCTCCCTTcacttttataagaaaaaaaaaacttatatcacACCTAGGGAAAAAGGATTATACATAGTGTAAAAAACTTgtattatcatttaatcacaattcactttgacttttaagataaataatttaaaagtcttattaatgattaattgtgAATTTGTGATTTGGTGActgtgtaaaaattattttgcacAATGAGGACATCACTATTAAATTCTCAtacttattaagaaaattagtttagttcattaaattgtgttatttttaattaaaaaacaacttGTTTCCTAAATTATCCTTTATTGAAAGTTAATTGATATTAAGCACAAACTCCTTTATTAAATGAAGGGTATTTTGAACATacattaaataatatgaaagtggttaaattttatttatatttaaaaataaaaaaattatatatatatatatatatatatatatatataatattcttaTAAAAGAAAACGGAGGAAGAGTATAAATAAATTCTTCCAGCCACATCCTAAAATGAATCGGAAAATCATTATGATAAAAATGAgctgattttgtttttaatgtttgattattatttttcatacccaaataaattaatgtaacaGGCTTCTGGAGTCAAAGTGAGTGATGTGACATACCAAGACATTCATGGAACATCTGCCACCCATGTTGCTGTGAAATTTGATTGCAGTTCCAAGTACCCATGTAATGGGATAAAGTTAGAGGATGTGAAGCTCACTTAC
It includes:
- the LOC100806846 gene encoding polygalacturonase, with the translated sequence MTNPTPKPSPSLLITLRVILGCWLCSSVAFGATYNVVNFGAKSDGKTDSTKAFLNAWSKACASTNPASIYVPQGKFLLKSVTFNGKCNNKGISITIDGTLVAPSDYSVTGSAGTWLEFERVDGVSIRGGVLDGQGTALWDCKNSGRGNCPSGATTLAFTNSNNIAIGGLTSMNSQMFHIVFNGCQNVKLQGVKVLADGNSPNTDGIHVQMSSHITILNSKIRTGDDCISVGPGTTNLWIENIACGPGHGISIGSLGKDLKEAGVQNVTVKTVTFTGTQNGVRIKTWGRPSNGFVRNVLFQDAIMVNVENPVIIDQNYCPNNKGCPDQASGVKVSDVTYQDIHGTSATHVAVKFDCSSKYPCNGIKLEDVKLTYKNQPALASCNHAGGAALGSVQPESCF